In the Cydia amplana chromosome 14, ilCydAmpl1.1, whole genome shotgun sequence genome, one interval contains:
- the LOC134653839 gene encoding cuticle protein 1-like has translation MQHQSQATVEKITCIMFIKTLLVCAVAAVAMGIEYPPGVDPLLCPNYPYCNMELMARYKTLPYISEYQIPYARMVYAAPYPIAAPIPVAAPVAAPITEEPATLPSAPLYPADVDPASCPNYPYCA, from the exons ATGCAGCATCAGTCTCAGGCCACCGTCGAGAAGATAACTTGCATCATGTTCATCAAAACG TTGCTCGTATGCGCCGTCGCCGCTGTAGCCATGGGCATTGAGTACCCGCCCGGCGTTGACCCCCTGCTCTGCCCCAACTACCCGTACTGCAACATGGAATTGATGGCGCGGTACAAGACCCTGCCCTACATCTCTGAGTACCAGATCCCGTATGCCCGGATGGTCTATGCTGCCCCTTATCCTATTGCTGCCCCTATTCCTGTCGCTGCCCCTGTTGCTGCTCCTATTACTGAAGA ACCCGCAACGCTGCCCTCCGCTCCGCTGTACCCCGCTGACGTCGATCCCGCTTCGTGCCCAAACTACCCGTACTGCGCGTAA